The nucleotide sequence ACAGAAGTTCAGCCCCGTACACGCCAGCGTTCGCGCCTTGAAAGGGGTGGGGTTGGGTGACAGCCCGGCCTGCTCCAGCTCTCCGGTCATGGCACCGACCCGGCTCTCGGGGACGTCGAGCACGACGAGGTTCTGCGTCGTCGTGAACTTTGCCCTTTCGGCACGGTGGCGCTGCATCGCCTTGGCCAGCCGCAGCAGCCCGCCCCCGCCGATGCGCCCCGACGTCACGGCACAGCCGATGTAGCTCCTGCCCTCGACGCTGCTCGCATGGGCACCGAAATGGCCCCGCAGGGCGTAGGGCGTATAGGCCCGGGCCTGCGGCGGCAGCAGCTCGAATCCCAGCAGTGTATGAAGCTGTGCGACGAAGGCGTCAAGCCCCCAGGCGTCGACAAGGTGACCCAGGCGGGCCTTGGAACGGTTTTCGCGGTTCCCCTCGTCGCGGTACAGGGTCGCCACCGCTTCGGCGATGGGGACGACCTGCTCCGCCGTCGCATACCCGATATGCGAGGCGATGCGCCGGTTTTTTGCCAGCCCGCCCCCGACGCTGACGTCAAAGAGCACCCGGCCTGACGGGTGGTCGACCGCCGTAAAGCTCAGGTCCTGTATCTCGTGGGAGATACAGTGGTTGCGGCAGCCGCTGATACCGATCTTGAACTTGCGCGGCAGGTTCGAAAAATCCCGGTTGTCCCGGAACAGCGCGTTGACCGCCCTGACCAGCGGGCGTACGTCTGAGACCGCCCCGTGGTCGATGCCGTCCACCGGGCAGCTCACGACGTTGCGCGGGCAGTCGCCCGCGGCCATCTTCGTACTGAGGCCGACGTGCTCGAGCAGGGCGAATATCACCGGCAGATGCCGCACCTCGATCCAGTGGAACTGCAGATCCTGACGTGTCGTGATATCGGCGGTACTCCGCGCATAGGTGTTTGAAATATACCCCAGCGTTTTGAGCTGATCGGTCGTCACCTCCCCCGCCTCGAGCTTGACCCGCAGCATGAAATAGAGCGTCGGGTCCTCCTCGTCCTGGAGGTTCCTGTTCTGGGTGTAAAGCCCGTACCATTTAAACCGGTCGATATCGTCGGGATGCGGGTCGCTGCCGCTTCGGGCATACTCCGCGATCGCGCCGATGACGTCCAGGCCGTCCTTCTCGCGCTTGATGCGCTCCACGCGCTGCGCTTTCGTTTCGGATGCCATGCATCACCTCCTATGCAATCGCTTTGGCTTCCCAGTGCGGGAAGTGTCTGCGTATCAGGGCGTTGAGTTCCGCCTCGAACGATGCGGCCGCCGTTTCCGGCAGCACCTGCTCCTCCGCCGCCGCGACGATCATGCCGGCGGCCGACGTGTTGTTACTGACGCGGTCGATCAAAATGAAGCTGCCCGTATAGCGGTTCGCTTCGTACGGATCGAACGCGATCGGGGCCCCCAGGGCAAGCCGCACCCGGGCGATCCCGTTGAGCCCGAGGGCGGACGCTTCATGCTCCGTGAGGGTATTGACATCGTACTGGTGGTCGATCGCCTCCACCCGTGCCGCCACCGTTGTCGCCGCGCGCTTGAGCGTGTAGGTCCTACCGATCTCGAGCGGCGTCTCGTCCATCCAGACCAGCTCCGCAATGAGCTTCCCGGCAAGCGCGATCTCGGCGTCGCCGCCGACGAGGATGTCGCCGCGGCTGATATCGATCTCGTCTTCAAGGGTCAGCGTCACGGCGTTGTCCGCCTCTGCGACCGCCAGTTCGCCCTCAAAGGTGACGATCGAACGTACCCGCGACCGTTTGCCCGACGGCACCACCCTGACGGTGTCGCCTTTGCGGATCGCACCGGAGGCTACGGTCCCGGCAAAGCCGCGGAAGTCGGAGGAGGGCCGGTTGACGTACTGCACCGGAAAACGGAAAGGCGCCCCGTCGGCCTGCGTGTCCAGTTCGGCCGTTTCGAGCAGTTCGAGCAGCGTCGCGCCCTCGTACCACGGCATGCGTGCCGAACGCTCCACGACGTTGTCCCCCTCCAGCGCCGAGAGCGGGATCACCGACACCTCGGCGATGTCCAGGCCCGCCGCGAACGCCATATACTCCTGCCGGATCGCTTCGAAGCGCCCCTCGGAGCAATCGACGAGGTCCATCTTGTTCACTGCGACGATCACCCGGGTGATCCCCAGCAGCCGTACAATGAATGAATGGCGCCGCGTCTGCGTCTGGATGCCGTAACGGGCGTCGATCAGGATAATCGCCAGGTCGGCGGTCGACGCGCCCGTCGCCATGTTCCGCGTGTACTGCTCGTGCCCCGGGGTGTCCGCAATGATGAACTTGCGCTTGTCGGTGGCAAAATAGCGGTACGCGACGTCGATGGTAATCCCCTGCTCGCGTTCGCTCTGCAGACCGTCGACGAGCAGGGCCAGGTCGACCCGCTCGCCCGTCGTTCCGGACTTGCGGCTCTCCTTCGTGATCGCCGCGAGCTGGTCTTCGAAGATCATCTTCGTATCGTGCAGCAACCGGCCGATGAGGGTGCTTTTCCCGTCATCCACGCTGCCGCAGGTGATGAACCGGAGCAGCTCCTTGTTTTCGTGTTCATGCAGGTAGCGCTCGATGTCCGAGGCTATCAGTCTCTCTTGTGCTTCCATTAGAAATATCCTTCCATTTTCTTCTTCTCCATGGAACCGGCCTGATCGCTGTCGATCACCCGCCCCTGGCGTTCGCTGGTCTTCGCCAGCAGCATCTCCTGAATGATCTCCGGCAGCGTCGTCGCCGTCGAAGCGACCGCGCCGGTCAGCGGGTAGCAGCCGAGCGTCCGGAATCGCACGCTCTCGAGGCGGGGTTCTTCCCCCTCCTGCAGCGGCATCCGGTCGTCGTCGACCATGATTTTCACGCCGTCGCGCTCCACGACGGGGCGCTCCTTCGCAAAATAGAGCGGGACGATCGGGATCTGTTCAAGGTAGATGTACTGCCAGATATCCAGCTCCGTCCAGTTCGACAGCGGGAAGACCCGGATGCTCTCGCCCCTGCGGATACTGCCGTTGTAGACGTTCCACAGCTCGGGACGCTGGTTTTTCGGGTCCCAGCGGTGGTTCGCATCGCGGAAGGAGTAGATCCGCTCCTTCGCGCGGCTCTTCTCCTCGTCGCGGCGTGCGCCGCCGAAGACGGCATCAAACCCGTACTTCTCAAGCGCCTGCTTCAGCCCCTCGGTCTTCATCACGTCCGTATGTACCGCGCTGCCGTGGGTAAAGGGACCGATGCCGCGGGCAACGCCCTCTTCGTTGACGTGGACCAGCAGCTCCAGCCCCAGCGCGTCGATCCGGCTGTCGCGGAACGCGATCATCTCCCTGAACTTCCAGGTCGTATCCACATGCAGCAGCGGGAAAGGCAGCTTGGCCGGGTAGAACGCCTTGAGCGCCAGGTGCAGCATCACCGAAGAGTCCTTCCCGATGCTGTAGAGCATGGCCGGGTTGTCGAACTCGGCCGCGACTTCGCGCATGATGTGGATCGCCTCCGCCTCCAGTTTCCTCAGATGGGTGCGACGTTGTCTGTCAATCATTGTTTACTCCTTTCGGTGCAGTCCGCACTCTTTGTGTTCGGGTGACTCCCACCACCAGCGTCCCGAGCGGATATCGTCGCCCGGGACGACGGCCCGGGTACACGGCGCACAGCCGATACTCGGGTACCCGTGGTCGTGCAGCCGGTTGTAGGGCACGCCGTTGGCGTGGATATGTGCCCACACTTCCGCCTCGCTCCACTCGATGAGCGGGTTGAGTTTCAGCAGGCCGTTGGCCTCGTCGTGTTCGACCAGGCGCATCGATTCGCGGGTCGGGGACTGCTCCCGCCGCAGCCCCGTGATCCAGACCTCCATACCCCGAAGCGCGCGTCTCAGCGGCGCGATCTTCCGGGCATGGCAGCAGCGTTTACGGTTGTCGACGCTGTCGTAAAAGCCGTTGATTCCCTGCGCTTTGTAGAGCGCCTCCACATCGGAAGGGTCGGGGAAATAGACGTCGATGTTCACCCCGTACTTTTGGTTCGTTCTGTCCATGACGTCGTAGGTCTCATACGGCAGCCGGCCCGTGTCGATCGTAAAAACCCCGATCTGCTCCCGGTGCGGCTGCAGCAGATGCGTCAGGACCTGGTCCTCCGCCCCGAAACTCGAGGCCAGCGCGATCCGTCCGCCGTACTGCTGCGCGAAATACGCCAGCACCTCATCGGCGCTGCTTCCCGCCAGACGGCGGTTCAATGTTTCAATGTGCTTTTGCATGCCGTCTCCTAAATCTGATAATCGTCGCCGGTCGGCCGGTGCAGACCGATGCGGACTCTTGTCCAGGCCCGCTCGTGCAGGTAGTACAGGACCATTTTCGTGAAGACCTCGATCGAACCGATGGAGGCGGCCATTGCCAGGCTGCCCGTAATCAGGAACGAGATCACCATCGTGTCCAGGGTGCCGACGGCGCGCCAGGAGAGGGTTTTCACCGCACTCCGATAGGCTTTTTCTTGCATAATGTCACCACACTTTTCGTGGGGCCGCCGTATACGGCCCTTCTGTTGTTATCGCCGTTACTCGGCTTCCGCAATGTCGTACAGCGGCGTTGAGAGGTAGCGCTCGCCCGTATCGCACAGCATCGTCACGATCGTCTTTCCCCGGTTCTCCCGCCGGGCCGCCACCCTGCGGGCGGCGAGCACGTTCGCGCCCGAAGAGATGCCCACGAGCAGCCCTTCGTCACGTGCCAGCTTCCGCGACGACGCCATGGCCTCGTCGTTGCCCACGGTCACTACCTCGCCGTAGGCCCAGGTGTCGAGTACCTTGGGCACGAAGCCCGCCCCGATCCCCTGGATTTTGTGCGGCCCCGGCTTGCCGCCGGAGAGGACCGCCGAGTCCTCGGGCTCCACCGCGATGATCTCGATGTTCGGGTTGTATGCCTTGAGGATCGACCCCACCCCGGTGATCGTACCGCCGGTGCCGACGGCGGCGACGAAGATATCGATCTTCCCGGCCGTATCCCGCCAGATTTCCTCCGCCGTCGTCACCATATGCGCGACCGGATTGGCCGGGTTCTCAAACTGCTGTAGCACCACCCCGTTCTCGATCGCGGCCGCAAGCTCGTTGGCCCGTGCCACCGCGCCGGCCATTCCGGCAGCGGGGTCGGTCAGTTCGAGCTCCGCCCCGAGTGCTAGGAGCAGTTTCCGGCGCTCGATGCTCATGGAACTCGGCATCGTGAGGATCAGCTTCAGCCCCAGCCCCGCCGCGATCGACGCGAGCGCGATCCCCGTATTGCCGCTGGTCGGCTCGATGATCACACTCTGTTTGTTCAAAAGGCCGCTCTCCAGCGCCCGCGTGATCATGTTCTTCCCGATCCGGTCCTTGACCGACCCGGAAGGGTTCATGAACTCACACTTGCCCAGCAGCGTCGTTTCCGTTTCGTCCGAAGCGTTATTCAGCTTCACCAGCGGCGTGTTGCCGATCAGTTCCGTCACATTGTTTGCGTAATGCATGCCGTCTCCTTGAAATACGGGTTGTTGTTCGGGCCTACAGCGCCACGACCTCGATCTCATGCCGTTTCAGCCAGCGGTAGAGGGCGCACCCCATACAGCTGTCATCCACCGCTTCGGCCGCCGTCCAGATCGCGAACCCGCCGGCGAGCAGTCCTGCGGCGTTGGTGTAACCCGCCAGGTCCGTACCGAGCGTTCCCAGGATCACGCCGAACTTGATTCCGTCGGCGAAACGTTTTTCCGCCGCGTCGGCCCCGCGTCGCGCAAAGCGAATGAATCGCGTTGCAGCGCGCGCACCCAGCGCGAACGGGCTTGTCCACTGCGTAACATGCAGCAGCAGGGCATAATCAAATGCCGTCAGGAAAAGCCATGCCGCATTACCGGTATGCAGGTAAGCGGACACGGCCGCCGCAACGATGGCCGCCCGTACTCGGGTCTGATTCGCATCGCTGCCGTAGGGTGTCGTTGCATAAACCTTCATTCCAATCTCCTTTCTTCGACCGGGGCAGTAGCGCTGCCGGACCGGTCGCATAATGTCATTCGGATTCCGTTTCCGAAGGACGCTGTCAATGCATCCGTTTCGGGAAAACCGTTTGGAACGAAAAAACTATAAATGAATATTCATTCAGTGTCAAGAAGCTCTCTTTTACTTTCAAAATCAAGAGGAATGGCACGTGTCAAGAAGTCCGAAAAGCAGGGCTTTGAGAGGGATTTTTTTGTATGAATTTCATACTATAGTATTCTACTATGGTTACTATTGTTTAGAGAGTCAAAAATGGAGGAATTTCAGTTTATATTATCTATTTTTATAATATACATGTGATTTAATTATTGGAAGTGCCGCGGTGCGTCGCCTGTTCGAAGCTCAGTGCGTCGTACAGACCGAACAGACATCAAAACTGCGGAAAATGAAGGTCGCTTCGGCGATATCCGCGGCGCCGACCATCGCCTTCTGCGCCGGTGCGGGATCGGACATCACGGAACTGCCGAGGTTCCACTGCGTAGGGGTGATGATACTGTAATCGGCAACGATCCCCCGCTCCAGGCGCATCCGGTGGATCAGGGGTCCGCGCGGCGCCTCAACGATGCCCTCCCCCGCCGCGGTGATGCGTTCCAGCGGCACGGGCGGTATGTAGGAGGGCTCGGAGAGCTCCAGATGCTCCAGAAGCTTTCGCGCGCGCTGCAGCAGCAGGGCCGTTTCGTAAACCCTGGCCATTACACGCGTGTAGACGCTGTCCTTGTAGCGCCGGTGCATGTTTTTGATCAGGGCGTTATCGGCCGAAATCGCCCGGGCAAGCGGCCCGACTTCGTAAAAATGTTTCCCGTAACGGACATTGCGGGCATAACTTGTCTCATCGCGGCAGACCGCCGCTTCGGTCGCTACCTGGGATGCATCCGCTTTCATCGGGCGCGTGTGCTTCAGGCGCGCGCGCACCGTAAAGCCGTGTTCTCCCAGGACGACGAAGCGGTCGTATGCCATTCCCTTTTTATGCATCCCCGCAGCGATCAGCCCCTTCTCCAGGCGCCCGAGATCGCTCTGCAGTGGGTTGAATTCCCGGCAGGAGGCAAAAGTCAGCAGCGTGTCCAGGTCGATCCCGGCCGTCTCTTTCTCGAAGAAGGCGATCAGCTCGTCGAGCAGCCCTGCCGCCTGGATGCGTTCCAGGTGGGTCGGGTCGCAGGTGACGCCGCCGGGGATCATGTAGGAGCTGTGGGGCCACTGCCCGGCGAAGAGCGCCAGGATCTTCGTCGCCTGCGCCGCCGCGAATGCCCCCTTGAGCGGCGCCGGTGCGAGGCCTTCGACACCCAGTTTTTCGAGTTCGGGCAGGATGACGAGGTAGAGCCATTTGAAGTGGTTCTGGATCATCTCGAGCACCAGCGTCAGCTCCCGGAGGCTTTGCGCCTTGCGCGTCAGCTCGACCGGATGGCCCGCCTCCGCGTACGCCGCCTCGATGGCCCGGACGGTCGCCATCAGGTGGGCGTGTCCGCAGATGCCGCAGACGCGCGGCGTGAGCACCAGCGCATCCGTCGCCTTCCGCCCTTCCAGCATACGCTCCATCCCCCGAAAGTGCGGGAAAGCGATTTCGGCCCAGGTGACTTTATCCCCGCGGGTATCAAAATAGAGGGAAGCCTCCCCCTCGATGTGTTCAATCAGTGCCTTAGTCATCATCGATAAGCCGCTCCTCCAGCCGTTTGATCTTGAAACTCTTGGCGATGCCCGTCATCGTCAGGTAGGCCCGCTTGGAGACCCCGACCGGCACCTCTTCGGGAATCGACATATTCGTCTTCGTCTCAAAGAGGTTGCGGCGCGGGAAATCGGGCTCGGTACAGCCGAAACAGGGCGTGCCGACGCGCATTTTCGAACTGACGCCGTTCCAGAGGGTGCGATTGCACGACGCATGGGTCAGCGGGCCGCGGCAGCCGTGCTCGTAGAAGAGACACCCCTCCTTTCGCCCGAACTGCTCCACATCCACTTTCCATTCGAAATACTCGTTGCGCAGACACCCGTCGTGTGCCATGTGGCGGTAGAGCGCCGTCGGCCGCCCCAGCTGGTCGACGGCGACGGGGCGGCCATCCGCGATACTCATCAGTGCATACCCCAGCCATTCGGGGTGCACGGGGCAGCCCGAGAGGTTGATCACTTTGCCGACCCTGCCGCGCAGGGGACCGTCGGGTTGCTCCCCCGCAAAGGCCAGGCCGCTGTTGCGGTTCGGCGCCGATGCTTTGAAGATGCCGCCGAAACTGGCGCAGCTGCCCGCCGCGATGACGTGACCGGCCTCGCCGGCATAATGCCCCACCAGCTGTTTCAATGTCGTCCCGGCCCGCTCCATCTCCGGGTCGAATGCGCCTTCAAACACGAGGACGTCACAGCCGCGTTTGCAGTGTGCGGTCTCCGCCAGGCTCTGGGTACAGGGAAGCAGCGGGTGGTAGAGCACCTCGAAACGTTCCAGGAGCTGCGGCAGATAGGGGAGGTTCAAAAAGGAGTGGGTGTTGCCGTTGCAGGTGACGCCCTGCAGCCAGATCAGCGTCGGCTTATACAGTCTTGAGGGCACGGTAGATATTCTCCGCGATGGAGGCCTCGTAGTGGCTCAACGGCTCGGGGAGGATCTTTTCGCCGAAAAGGAAGACCATCCCCCCGAGGTAGCCCATAAAGAGACCGAAAGCGCTGAAGAAGTCCTGGTCGCGGAGTTCGCCCCCGGCGACGCCGTCGTCAAAGAAGATCATCATCTCCGTAATAAAAGGCGAGACGCAAACCATCCCTTCGCACGACTCTCCGAATACCTCGCGGTTAGAGAGGTAGATCCGCAGGAAATACTCGATCATCTCCGGGCGTTCGGTCGCCATCGTGAAATAGAACGTCACGATCGCGCTGATCTTGTCCTTTGCGCTGCCCTCTCCTTCGTTGATCTCGCGGATGTGTTTGCCAAGATACTCGGAAATATAGAGAATCAGCTCCTTGGCCAGGATATCCTTCGAGCTGAAGTAGTTGTAAAAGTTCCCCACGCTCATCCCGACTTTCGCGGCGATATCGGGGATGGTCGTCACATAAAAACCCTTCTCCGCAAACAGCTTCAGTGCCGTTGAAATAATGTTCTCTTTACGTTCTGCTTTGCTCACACGCGCCACGGCACCCTCTTTATAAATATTAATTGCTCCTCTAATGGTAGCACAAACAGCGAATAGCCATTCACATTAAGATGCATTACCCTATAATTTTATACCTTTTATGAAAGCGAACGCATGGACTATTTCGCCAAACGTATCATCCCCTGCCTCGACGTCAAGGACGGCCGCGTCGTCAAAGGGGTCAACTTCGTCGGACTCAAAGACGCGGGCGACCCGGTGGAGATCGCCAAACGCTACAACGAAGAGGGGGCGGACGAACTGACCTTCCTCGACATCACCGCGTCGCACGAAGAGCGTGACACCATCGTCCATATCGTCGAACAGGTCGCCAAAGAGGTCTTCATCCCGCTGACCGTCGGCGGGGGGATCCGGAAACTCGACGACATCTACAAGCTGCTCAACGTCGGCTGTGACAAGGTGAGCGTCAACTCCGCCGCAGTCAAACGCCCCGACCTCATCAACGAAGGGGCCAAGCGGTTCGGTTCGCAGTGCATCGTCGTCGCGATCGACGTGAAAAAGACGGGCGACCGCTACCACGTCTACCTCAACGGCGGCCGGATCGATACGGGCATCGACGCCGTAGAATGGGCCAAAGAGGCCGTCGACCGGGGTGCCGGAGAGATCCTCCTCACCTCCATGGACACCGACGGTACCAAGGCGGGCTTCGACATCCCCATCACCGAGCAGATCAGCTCCCTCGTCAACGTGCCGGTCATCGCCAGCGGCGGTGCGGGGACGATGGGCCATATCAAAGAGGCCTTCGAGCACGGTGCGGACGCGGCCCTGGCGGCAAGTATCTTCCACTTCAAAGAGATCGACATCATGGAGCTCAAACACTATCTCCAGGATAACGGCATCCCGGTACGGCTCTGAGATGTCCGAGATCATTACCTTCTCCCCGGAAGAGAAGGCGGTTATGGTCGAAAAGATGAAAGCCTATTTTGCACGTGAACTCGACCAGGAGATCGGCGGCTTCGACGCGGAGTTTCTGCTGGACTTTTTTGCCGAAGAGATAGGCGTTTATTTTTATAACAGGGGTTTGAACGACGCTCTGGATGAGATGAGGGTTCGGATCGATACGATCGCCGACGATGTCGGCTATACCCTTGAAAAAAATTCACATTCATAAGGGATGCAAGCGCAATGATCATCTGTGCCGGTAATAACGAGACCTTCGACTTTGCGACCCCGATGGGTGTCGGTCTGATCGAGACCACCATGAACATCACCCGCCTCTGCCTCTTCGACAAGCCGGAGTTCCTGCTTTTTGTCGGGACGGCCGGCAGTTACGGTGAGCAGAAAATCTTCGATATCGTCGAATCGAAAACGGCCGCGAACATCGAACTCGCCTTTTTGCAGAACAAAGCCTATACCCCCATCGACAATGTCGTCTCGACCAATACGGAGGGGACCAAAGAGATCATCGTCAACTCCAGCAACTATATCACGACCGACCCCGAACTTGCCAAAGGCTTTCTGCGCTTCGGTATCGGCATTGAAAACATGGAGTTCTTCGCCGTGCTGCGCGTCGCGCAGGAGTTCGGCATCCCCGCCGGCGGCGTCTTCTGCGTCACCAACTACTGCAACGCCGACGCCCATAGCGATTTTGTCGCGAACCATGAACAGGCCAAGGCACTGCTGGGCGACCATGTCAAACGCCGTATCAAGGAGTTGACAGCATGAGCACACCGAAACCGACCATCATGGACCTCACCAAAGAGGAGCTTGCCCAGGCCGTCAAGCCCGCCTTCCGCGCCAAGCAGATCTACGGCTGGATCTACCACAGCTTCGTCGACAGTTTCGACGAGATGGCCAATATCCCCAAGGCACTGCGCGAAGAGCTGAACGAGCGCTACCTTCTCAACCCGCTCAAGATCCTGCGCAAGGAAGAGTCCGCCGACGGGACGATCAAGTACCTCTTCGAACTTCCCGACGGCAAAACGGTCGAAACCGTCTGGCTGAAGATGAAAGAGGCCCAGTACAACGACGACGGCTCCCTCGCCCAGGAGGCCAAACACACGGTCTGCGTCTCCACCCAGGTCGGATGCAAGGTCGGCTGCAGCTTCTGTCTGACGGCCAAGGGGGGCTTCACCCGCGACCTTACCCCCGGCGAGATCGTCGCCCAGGTCCTCTCCGTCAAAAAGGACAACGACCATGCGGCGAACCGCCGAGTCAACATTGTCTATATGGGAATGGGGGAACCGCTGGACAACCTCGACAACCTCGCCAAGGCGATCCGCATCCTAAAGGACGAAGACGGTCTCTCTATCTCGGGCAAGCGCCAGACAGTCTCCACCAGCGGCATCAGCACCCGCATCGACAAACTGGGGCAGATGGACCTCGGCGTGCACATTGCCATCAGTCTCCACGCCGTCGACGACGAGCTGCGAACGGAGCTCATCCCGATGAACAAGGCGTACAATATCGCCTCCATCATGGATGCCGTGCGCCGCTTCCCCATCGATACGCGCAAACGCGTCATGTTCGAATACCTCGTCATCAAGGGAAAAAACGACGACATCGCCTCGGCGAAGAAGCTCATTAAGCTGCTGCACGGCATCAAGGCAAAGGTCAACCTGATCTACTTCAACCCCTACCCCGGCAGCGACTACCAGCGCCCCGAGCGCGAAGATATGGTGAAGTTCCAGCAGTACCTGATCGACCACGGACAGCTCTGTACTATCCGCGACTCGAAAGGGATCGACATCAGCGCGGCCTGCGGGCAGCTCAAAGAGAAAACAAATGAAGAGAAGGTGAAGATATGACAGGATTGGATATTGTGCAGATCGTTTTTTTGATCGGCGTCGTCCTTGTCGGACTCGGCGGCATCGTCTGGGTCGTCAAAAACGAAAAAAAATAACGCACTTTTCTAGTGCGCCGCTTCGGCAAGCTTCCCGCCCTGCAGTGAAAAACGCCGGGAAGCTTCGCGCTCGCTTCCGTCCTCTTCGGTCAGGGTAGCCGTGACC is from Sulfurimonas sp. HSL-1656 and encodes:
- the rlmN gene encoding 23S rRNA (adenine(2503)-C(2))-methyltransferase RlmN, yielding MSTPKPTIMDLTKEELAQAVKPAFRAKQIYGWIYHSFVDSFDEMANIPKALREELNERYLLNPLKILRKEESADGTIKYLFELPDGKTVETVWLKMKEAQYNDDGSLAQEAKHTVCVSTQVGCKVGCSFCLTAKGGFTRDLTPGEIVAQVLSVKKDNDHAANRRVNIVYMGMGEPLDNLDNLAKAIRILKDEDGLSISGKRQTVSTSGISTRIDKLGQMDLGVHIAISLHAVDDELRTELIPMNKAYNIASIMDAVRRFPIDTRKRVMFEYLVIKGKNDDIASAKKLIKLLHGIKAKVNLIYFNPYPGSDYQRPEREDMVKFQQYLIDHGQLCTIRDSKGIDISAACGQLKEKTNEEKVKI
- a CDS encoding DUF2164 domain-containing protein; the protein is MSEIITFSPEEKAVMVEKMKAYFARELDQEIGGFDAEFLLDFFAEEIGVYFYNRGLNDALDEMRVRIDTIADDVGYTLEKNSHS
- a CDS encoding purine-nucleoside phosphorylase, which gives rise to MIICAGNNETFDFATPMGVGLIETTMNITRLCLFDKPEFLLFVGTAGSYGEQKIFDIVESKTAANIELAFLQNKAYTPIDNVVSTNTEGTKEIIVNSSNYITTDPELAKGFLRFGIGIENMEFFAVLRVAQEFGIPAGGVFCVTNYCNADAHSDFVANHEQAKALLGDHVKRRIKELTA